A single region of the Prochlorococcus marinus str. MIT 0917 genome encodes:
- the hisS gene encoding histidine--tRNA ligase — protein sequence MTNLKNLRGMVDLLPAQSQSWQKVESIALKHFTRAGLQEIRTPIIERTDLFSRGIGENTDVVGKEMYNFDDRGGRSCTLRPEGTASVARSIVQHGLLNNGPQRLWYKGPMFRYERPQAGRQRQFHQIGVEFVGLASVMSDAEVISIAWDFLKDVGLSDLTLQINSLGSNEDRNVFKEELKDWLNQRFDLLDQDSQKRINVNPLRILDSKNTSTKELLLEAPSLNKFLSNSSKTRFDYLQELLDNLKIPYEINNKLVRGLDYYSHTAFEITSDNLGSQATVCGGGRYDSLISELGGPETPSIGWAIGMERLIILAGDKISQSKSPDVYVIHKGEKADHLALEITCQLRASNLMIELDYSGSSFSKQFKRADKSRAKWALVIGEDEASKGQLLMKKLRDKQKDEESREYIFSKEDLDQLIKKLIT from the coding sequence ATTTTACTCGAGCTGGACTTCAAGAAATTAGAACACCGATTATTGAACGAACTGATTTGTTTTCAAGGGGTATTGGCGAGAATACAGATGTTGTGGGTAAAGAAATGTACAACTTCGACGATAGGGGAGGTCGTTCATGCACTTTGAGACCTGAAGGAACAGCTTCTGTTGCAAGATCAATTGTTCAGCATGGATTATTAAATAATGGGCCCCAAAGGCTCTGGTATAAAGGACCAATGTTTAGATACGAACGCCCTCAAGCAGGGAGGCAAAGGCAGTTTCATCAAATTGGAGTTGAATTTGTTGGATTGGCTTCTGTTATGAGTGACGCTGAGGTTATTTCAATAGCTTGGGACTTTTTAAAGGATGTTGGTCTGAGTGATTTGACTTTACAAATTAATAGTCTTGGTAGTAATGAAGATCGAAATGTTTTCAAAGAAGAGTTGAAAGATTGGCTTAATCAGAGATTTGATTTGTTAGATCAAGATTCCCAGAAAAGAATCAATGTGAATCCCTTGAGAATATTAGATAGTAAAAATACTTCAACAAAAGAACTTTTACTTGAAGCTCCGTCTTTAAATAAATTTTTATCTAATAGTAGTAAAACTAGATTTGATTATTTACAGGAGTTACTCGATAATTTAAAGATCCCATATGAAATTAACAATAAGTTGGTTAGGGGCCTTGATTATTATTCTCATACGGCTTTCGAAATAACTAGTGATAACTTGGGTTCTCAGGCAACTGTTTGTGGCGGAGGGCGTTACGATAGCTTGATAAGTGAATTGGGGGGGCCTGAAACCCCCTCAATTGGTTGGGCTATTGGAATGGAAAGGCTGATAATTCTTGCTGGAGATAAAATTTCCCAATCAAAATCTCCGGATGTTTATGTGATTCATAAAGGTGAAAAAGCTGACCACCTTGCTTTGGAAATTACTTGTCAGTTAAGGGCATCCAACTTAATGATTGAATTGGACTACTCAGGTTCATCTTTCTCAAAACAATTTAAGCGAGCAGATAAAAGTAGGGCCAAATGGGCTTTAGTTATAGGTGAGGATGAGGCATCTAAAGGTCAGTTATTGATGAAGAAATTAAGGGATAAACAAAAGGATGAGGAGAGTAGGGAATATATTTTCTCAAAAGAGGACCTTGATCAGTTAATTAAAAAGTTGATTACTTAA